Proteins encoded in a region of the Candidatus Acidiferrales bacterium genome:
- a CDS encoding cytochrome C oxidase subunit IV family protein, which produces MKQTTEHAHAAGSKRLFMFVWMWLLAITGVEVVLAYQHLEVKLMLGLLMSLSFVKGALIISYFMHLRYEKRSLAVTLMPALVLIIILLFVFFPDSLRLYELRPR; this is translated from the coding sequence ATGAAGCAGACAACCGAGCACGCGCACGCCGCCGGCAGCAAACGACTGTTTATGTTCGTGTGGATGTGGCTGCTGGCGATTACGGGCGTTGAGGTCGTGCTTGCCTATCAGCACCTCGAGGTCAAGCTCATGCTGGGGCTGCTGATGAGCCTGTCGTTCGTCAAGGGGGCGCTCATCATCTCCTACTTCATGCACCTGCGGTACGAAAAGCGCAGCCTGGCCGTGACCTTGATGCCGGCCCTGGTTCTCATCATCATTCTGCTGTTTGTGTTTTTTCCCGACAGCCTTCGCCTGTATGAGTTGAGGCCGAGATAG
- a CDS encoding cytochrome c oxidase subunit 3 translates to MASEEVMRVGGAGFEETAAESAWSGGVAPYAIGSKKLGMWLFIVSDAITFSALLIAYSYVRVASRAWPTPFLLWPSIANATVMTVVLLTSSVTMVMAVRAAKLGKRPHVVRWLLATMLGGLAFVVLHAHEWSELIREGVRLFQNPWGTPLFGAAFFSLTGLHMTHVTIGVLYLGVIAAGQARGKFTSEDVEVSGLYWHFVDLVWMFIFPLVYLMSAKTI, encoded by the coding sequence ATGGCTAGCGAAGAGGTGATGCGCGTCGGGGGCGCTGGCTTCGAGGAAACCGCCGCCGAGTCGGCATGGAGCGGCGGAGTCGCTCCCTACGCGATTGGTTCGAAGAAGCTGGGCATGTGGCTCTTCATTGTTTCCGACGCAATCACCTTTTCCGCGCTGCTGATCGCCTACAGCTACGTGCGGGTGGCCAGCCGGGCCTGGCCCACGCCCTTCCTCCTCTGGCCCAGCATCGCCAATGCCACGGTGATGACCGTCGTGCTGTTGACCAGCAGCGTGACGATGGTCATGGCGGTGCGGGCGGCAAAACTCGGGAAGCGGCCGCACGTGGTCCGATGGCTTCTGGCGACGATGCTCGGCGGGCTGGCGTTTGTTGTCCTGCACGCGCATGAGTGGAGTGAACTCATTCGCGAAGGCGTCCGACTTTTCCAGAACCCTTGGGGAACTCCCCTGTTTGGAGCGGCGTTTTTCAGCCTCACCGGGCTTCACATGACCCACGTCACCATCGGCGTACTTTATCTCGGTGTCATCGCGGCCGGACAAGCGCGGGGGAAATTTACCTCCGAGGACGTGGAGGTCAGCGGACTTTACTGGCACTTCGTTGACCTGGTGTGGATGTTCATCTTCCCGCTGGTTTACTTGATGTCGGCCAAAACAATTTAG
- a CDS encoding cytochrome c oxidase subunit 3, with protein sequence MASSTISPTKPRAASSTDRFGRDGSGSGDDGFGGGRWEAYGPAVPARTYRTGMWVALAAIVMLFAAFSSALIVRKGLSSDWVATGLPPILWLNTLLLATSSLTLELSRKSLAVGLGEGFVRWWYATAGLGLAFIAGQLIAWRELASRGVYLATNPSSSFFYLLTAAHGAHLLGGICALFYVVFRARRYLLAPEKRTAVDVTAIYWHFMDGLWIYVLLLLMIGR encoded by the coding sequence ATGGCATCGTCAACCATAAGTCCGACCAAGCCAAGAGCTGCTTCGAGCACGGACCGCTTCGGACGAGACGGGAGCGGCTCTGGCGATGACGGTTTTGGCGGCGGCCGCTGGGAAGCTTACGGCCCGGCCGTTCCCGCTCGAACCTACCGGACGGGGATGTGGGTCGCGCTGGCGGCCATCGTGATGTTGTTCGCGGCTTTCTCGAGCGCCCTGATCGTGCGGAAAGGGCTGTCGAGCGATTGGGTGGCTACCGGGCTTCCGCCCATCCTGTGGCTGAACACTCTGCTGCTTGCCACCAGCAGCCTGACGTTGGAGCTCTCGCGAAAGTCGCTGGCGGTTGGCCTGGGGGAGGGGTTCGTCCGCTGGTGGTACGCCACCGCGGGGCTCGGTCTGGCCTTTATCGCCGGTCAACTGATTGCCTGGCGCGAGCTGGCCTCCCGGGGAGTTTACCTGGCCACGAATCCGAGCAGCTCTTTCTTCTATCTGCTGACCGCGGCGCATGGCGCGCACCTGCTGGGAGGCATCTGCGCCCTTTTCTATGTTGTCTTTCGAGCCCGGCGGTATCTCCTCGCGCCGGAAAAGCGAACGGCCGTGGATGTGACCGCGATTTACTGGCACTTCATGGACGGACTTTGGATCTACGTTCTCCTGCTGCTGATGATAGGGAGGTAA
- a CDS encoding cbb3-type cytochrome c oxidase subunit I — protein MAEMQAEVVHRHEAPKGFIRKYIFSLDHKVIGIQYYLLALFSVFVGLILSLLIRLHLVWPDALVPLLDKVSPLGAPGGVITPEYYLSLLTLHGTLMVFFVLTTAPQSGFGNYILPIQIGAEDMAFPRLNMLSFWVTLVGLAVLLATFFVTDGPPISGWTAYPPLSAVGGAAGPGLGLGQTLWVVSIAIFCIGSLLSALNFIATILDLRARGMSLMRLPLTCWAWFVTAVLALLSFAVLFAAGILLLLDRVGGTSFFIPAGLIVSDRIIPRSGGSPLLWQHLFWFFGHPEVYIAILPGMGVTSQVLSTFSRKPIFGYRAMVYAMLAIGFLGFAVWGHHMFVSGMSPYSGFAFSVMTMAIAVPSAIKTFNWLGTLWGGKLRFQSAMLFAIGFVSLFVTGGLSGIFLGQPALDVYLHDTWFVVAHFHMIMGVAAIFGIFAGTYYWFPKMFGRMMNERLGRLHFWFTFVGVYAIFIPMHFLGLVGHPRRYSSLSGVDFLASLMNVHVFISIAAFIAGAAQLIFLFNLVWSMFKGPRAPANPWQATTLEWTVPSPPPFDNFAGKHPVVYRSPYEYGVPGAKQDYIMQDSAEKVSAG, from the coding sequence ATGGCAGAAATGCAGGCGGAGGTCGTTCACCGACACGAGGCCCCGAAGGGCTTCATCCGCAAATATATCTTCAGCCTCGATCACAAAGTCATCGGGATCCAGTATTACCTCCTGGCGTTGTTTTCTGTTTTTGTGGGGCTGATTCTCTCGCTGCTGATCCGACTGCATTTGGTCTGGCCGGATGCCCTTGTCCCTCTCTTGGACAAGGTGTCTCCGCTCGGAGCCCCCGGCGGCGTCATCACGCCCGAATATTATCTCTCTTTGCTCACCCTGCACGGCACGTTGATGGTTTTCTTTGTATTGACGACGGCTCCCCAGAGCGGCTTCGGAAACTATATTTTGCCCATCCAAATCGGCGCCGAGGACATGGCCTTCCCACGACTCAACATGCTGTCGTTCTGGGTGACTTTGGTCGGATTGGCGGTGCTTCTCGCCACCTTCTTCGTCACCGACGGCCCGCCCATTTCCGGCTGGACGGCCTATCCGCCGTTGAGCGCGGTGGGAGGGGCCGCCGGTCCGGGCCTGGGATTGGGGCAGACGCTGTGGGTGGTCTCGATCGCCATCTTCTGCATCGGGTCGCTCTTGAGCGCCTTGAATTTCATTGCCACCATCCTGGACTTGCGGGCGCGAGGCATGTCCCTGATGCGCCTTCCCCTGACCTGCTGGGCCTGGTTCGTGACTGCGGTTCTGGCCCTGTTGTCTTTTGCGGTTTTGTTCGCCGCCGGAATCTTGTTGTTGCTGGACCGGGTGGGAGGGACGAGCTTTTTTATTCCTGCGGGTTTGATCGTGAGTGACAGGATCATCCCCCGCAGCGGCGGATCGCCGCTGCTCTGGCAGCACCTGTTCTGGTTTTTCGGTCATCCCGAAGTCTATATTGCCATCCTCCCCGGAATGGGCGTCACTTCGCAGGTGCTCTCCACTTTCTCCCGGAAGCCTATTTTTGGCTACCGGGCCATGGTCTACGCCATGCTGGCCATCGGTTTCCTGGGCTTCGCCGTTTGGGGACACCATATGTTTGTGAGCGGCATGAGCCCTTATTCGGGTTTTGCCTTCTCCGTCATGACCATGGCCATCGCAGTCCCTTCCGCCATCAAGACTTTCAACTGGCTGGGAACGCTTTGGGGGGGCAAGCTGCGCTTCCAATCGGCGATGCTTTTTGCCATCGGTTTTGTTTCGCTGTTTGTGACCGGAGGACTCAGCGGCATTTTCCTCGGCCAGCCAGCGCTCGACGTCTATTTGCACGACACGTGGTTTGTGGTGGCGCACTTCCACATGATCATGGGAGTGGCGGCCATCTTCGGCATCTTCGCCGGCACCTACTACTGGTTCCCGAAGATGTTTGGCCGGATGATGAACGAGAGGTTGGGCCGCCTTCACTTCTGGTTCACTTTCGTGGGGGTTTACGCCATTTTTATCCCCATGCATTTCCTGGGCCTCGTCGGGCATCCGCGTCGTTACTCCTCGCTGAGCGGGGTTGACTTCCTGGCATCCTTGATGAATGTTCACGTGTTCATTTCCATCGCTGCTTTTATCGCCGGCGCGGCTCAACTCATCTTCCTGTTCAACCTGGTCTGGAGCATGTTCAAGGGACCCAGGGCGCCCGCGAATCCCTGGCAAGCGACCACGCTCGAGTGGACCGTTCCTTCGCCGCCGCCCTTTGACAACTTCGCTGGGAAGCATCCGGTCGTCTATCGCTCTCCTTATGAGTACGGTGTGCCGGGAGCCAAGCAAGATTACATCATGCAGGACTCGGCGGAGAAAGTGAGCGCCGGCTAG
- the coxB gene encoding cytochrome c oxidase subunit II has product MALIISLVLALITLISVVLVWAQVWWFPVNISVHGRAIDQQFTVTFIICGIIFVLAQLGLAYFVWRYRDRGDGRKATYSHGNTAWEVTWTTAAAIVFIGLNLMGFRVWAGMQFTGPAPGALPIEVTGQQFQWYFRYPGPDGKFGPTHVELVDDSTGNYLGLDRARDQASKDDIVTATLSVPVNRPVQLILRSKDVTHAFFVRELRLKQDLVPGMEIPIHFTATGTGRYEVVCAELCGLGHYKMRSFLQVMSEEDFQKWLENMAAQQ; this is encoded by the coding sequence ATGGCGCTGATCATTTCGCTGGTGCTGGCACTGATCACTTTGATCTCCGTGGTTCTGGTGTGGGCGCAAGTCTGGTGGTTTCCCGTGAACATTTCCGTGCATGGGCGAGCCATCGATCAGCAGTTCACCGTGACGTTCATCATCTGCGGAATCATTTTCGTTCTCGCACAGCTCGGCCTTGCCTATTTTGTTTGGCGGTACCGCGACCGGGGCGACGGCCGGAAGGCAACCTATTCTCACGGAAACACCGCTTGGGAAGTCACCTGGACGACCGCTGCCGCCATCGTTTTTATTGGGCTTAATCTGATGGGATTCCGCGTTTGGGCCGGGATGCAGTTTACCGGCCCGGCACCCGGCGCCTTGCCGATTGAGGTCACGGGGCAGCAGTTTCAATGGTACTTCCGCTACCCCGGCCCGGACGGCAAGTTCGGTCCCACCCACGTCGAACTCGTTGACGATTCCACCGGCAACTATTTGGGCCTCGATCGAGCGCGCGATCAGGCTTCTAAAGATGACATCGTCACCGCCACCTTGAGCGTCCCGGTTAACCGCCCCGTTCAACTGATCCTGCGCTCGAAGGATGTTACCCACGCGTTCTTTGTGCGGGAGTTGCGGCTCAAACAAGACCTGGTTCCGGGAATGGAGATCCCCATCCATTTCACCGCGACCGGGACGGGAAGATACGAAGTCGTTTGCGCTGAACTTTGTGGCCTGGGCCACTACAAGATGAGGTCGTTTCTCCAGGTCATGTCGGAAGAAGATTTTCAGAAATGGCTCGAGAACATGGCGGCACAACAATGA